One window of Saccharicrinis carchari genomic DNA carries:
- a CDS encoding polyprenyl synthetase family protein: MASSRSIKRPIKTEMERFEPFFSEQLKSKIPLLRIITNYILRKKGKQMRPMLVFLSAKLNGNITEASYVAATLIELLHTATLIHDDVVDETYQRRGFFSINALWKSKIAVLVGDYFLSRGLMLALDTDQIGVLKVVSEAVKEMSEGELLQIEKSRKLDITEEVYFEIITKKTATLIAACTTAGAYSVDATAQKRGWMKEFGTYLGIAFQIRDDLFDYEKTDLIGKPTGNDIREKKMTLPLIHALNSCDARERKKVLSTIRRHHKNDKKVAEVITFVQQKGGIEYTHNKMIEYKNKALAVLNKFDDGDAKQALIELVDFTTERKK; the protein is encoded by the coding sequence ATGGCATCATCGAGAAGTATTAAGCGCCCCATAAAAACTGAGATGGAGCGATTTGAGCCTTTTTTTAGCGAACAACTCAAATCAAAGATTCCGTTGCTGCGCATTATTACAAACTATATTTTACGCAAAAAGGGCAAACAGATGCGCCCTATGCTGGTGTTTTTGTCGGCCAAACTAAACGGCAATATTACGGAAGCTTCGTACGTGGCGGCTACGCTCATTGAGTTGCTGCACACGGCTACACTGATACACGATGATGTGGTGGATGAGACCTATCAACGGCGTGGTTTTTTTTCAATCAACGCCCTGTGGAAATCAAAGATAGCGGTACTGGTGGGCGATTATTTTCTTTCGCGAGGGCTTATGCTGGCGCTGGATACAGACCAGATAGGAGTTTTAAAAGTTGTATCGGAAGCCGTTAAGGAAATGAGCGAGGGAGAACTGCTGCAAATAGAAAAAAGCCGTAAGTTAGACATTACCGAGGAGGTGTATTTTGAAATTATCACAAAAAAAACGGCTACCCTGATAGCCGCTTGTACCACGGCAGGTGCGTATTCCGTGGATGCCACTGCCCAAAAAAGGGGATGGATGAAAGAATTTGGTACTTACCTCGGTATTGCCTTCCAAATTAGAGATGACCTTTTCGATTACGAAAAAACTGACCTCATCGGTAAGCCCACAGGCAACGACATACGCGAAAAAAAGATGACGCTTCCTTTAATACATGCCTTAAATAGTTGTGATGCCAGGGAACGCAAAAAAGTGCTGTCTACGATTCGGCGTCATCATAAAAACGACAAAAAAGTAGCTGAGGTCATAACGTTTGTTCAACAAAAAGGAGGCATAGAATATACGCATAATAAAATGATAGAATACAAAAATAAGGCATTAGCGGTTCTAAATAAATTTGACGATGGCGATGCTAAACAAGCCTTAATTGAGCTGGTTGACTTTACAACTGAAAGGAAGAAGTAG
- the polA gene encoding DNA polymerase I yields MSDTKKIFLLDAYALIYRAYYAFIRAPRINSKKLNTSAIYGFTNALLEVLQKEKPSHLAVAFDPAGPTFRHKMYEPYKAQREATPEDIKLAVPYIKRLLEALNIPILEVSGYEADDVIGTISLKAERAGFEVFMMTPDKDYAQLVSDNIKMFKPRSRSGGVDVLGVAEVQEKFAVEKPEQVIDILALMGDASDNIPGCPGIGEKGARDIIKQYKNIPGIYEHINEFKGKRKENLIEFKEQVELSYTLATICREVPIEFNEDDLQVSEADSDKLMPLLEELEFKSLMARFGYESTPVVTAAPAQGDLFTQPQIEQAPVFASSLKTINDTAHAYYLVDNDQAYASLAADLSVQKAYCFDTETTGLDTATAELVGISFSWKKGEAYYVPFPDDRKQAEALVQRFKRVLEEEEIVKIGQNLKYDIQILKNYGVHVKGKIFDTMVAHHLALPGQRNNMDFMAEVHLGYSPIKLESLIGKKGKNQQTLREVDMALAKEYAAEDADITLQLKDFLMSKLKEAGLEELFYKTEMPLLLVLADMEATGVKLDVDELKNFAGKLHQRIEALEKEIFNMAGMEFNIASPKQVGEVLFDHMKIDAKAKKTKSGQYSTGEEVLTKLKGKHEIIDKILDFRGLRKLLNTYVEALPLLVNPKTGRIHTTYNQAMVVTGRLSSTNPNLQNIPIRDEDGREIRKAFIASNEDHLFLSADYSQVELRIMAHLSRDSHMVEAFAKGEDIHAATAAKIFKVDLSDVSDDMRRKAKTANFGIIYGISAFGLAERLNVSRTEAKELIDGYFENFPDVKAYMDKSIEVARDKGYVETIFGRRRNLPDINSRNGVVRGMAERNAINAPIQGTAADIIKMAMVNIQHELRKEGLQSKMILQVHDELNFDVLKSELERVKEIVKTGMENACKLSVPLAVEMGVGSNWHQAH; encoded by the coding sequence ATGTCCGATACAAAAAAAATATTCCTACTGGATGCGTACGCCTTGATATACCGTGCGTACTACGCATTTATTAGAGCTCCCCGAATCAACTCAAAAAAGCTAAATACTTCGGCCATTTATGGTTTTACCAACGCGCTGTTGGAGGTGTTACAGAAAGAAAAACCATCGCACTTGGCTGTAGCATTCGACCCGGCCGGACCTACTTTCAGGCATAAAATGTACGAGCCGTACAAAGCGCAACGCGAAGCTACACCAGAAGATATTAAACTGGCCGTGCCTTACATTAAACGGTTGCTGGAAGCCTTAAATATTCCTATTCTCGAGGTGTCAGGTTATGAGGCCGACGACGTGATTGGCACCATTTCGTTAAAAGCCGAAAGAGCGGGTTTTGAGGTGTTTATGATGACCCCCGACAAGGATTATGCACAATTGGTTTCCGACAATATTAAAATGTTTAAACCGCGCAGCCGAAGTGGAGGAGTAGATGTGTTGGGTGTGGCTGAAGTACAAGAAAAGTTTGCCGTTGAAAAACCGGAGCAGGTGATCGATATTTTGGCTCTGATGGGGGATGCTTCGGATAATATTCCTGGTTGCCCGGGTATTGGAGAAAAGGGTGCCAGAGACATCATAAAACAGTACAAGAACATTCCGGGGATTTATGAGCATATCAACGAGTTCAAAGGAAAGAGAAAGGAGAACCTGATTGAATTTAAAGAGCAGGTGGAATTATCCTATACCTTGGCCACTATATGTCGTGAGGTACCCATTGAATTTAACGAGGATGATCTGCAGGTGTCTGAGGCCGACAGCGACAAGTTGATGCCCCTGCTCGAAGAGCTTGAGTTTAAAAGCCTGATGGCCCGCTTTGGTTATGAAAGTACACCAGTGGTAACAGCGGCTCCGGCACAAGGCGATTTATTTACACAGCCCCAAATAGAGCAAGCTCCCGTTTTTGCATCTTCCCTAAAAACCATCAACGATACGGCACACGCTTATTACCTGGTGGATAATGACCAGGCTTATGCCTCATTGGCCGCTGACTTAAGTGTGCAAAAAGCGTATTGTTTTGATACCGAAACCACGGGATTAGATACGGCTACAGCCGAACTGGTGGGTATTTCGTTTTCGTGGAAAAAAGGGGAGGCCTATTATGTGCCTTTCCCCGACGACAGGAAGCAAGCTGAAGCCCTGGTGCAGCGTTTTAAGCGGGTGTTGGAAGAGGAAGAAATAGTAAAAATAGGGCAGAATCTTAAATATGATATCCAGATTCTTAAAAATTATGGAGTACATGTAAAGGGAAAGATATTTGATACCATGGTGGCACACCATCTGGCGTTACCCGGACAAAGAAATAACATGGACTTTATGGCCGAGGTGCATCTGGGCTATTCTCCAATAAAATTAGAATCGCTTATAGGCAAAAAAGGTAAAAATCAACAAACTTTACGTGAGGTGGATATGGCTTTGGCCAAAGAATATGCAGCAGAAGATGCCGATATAACCTTGCAATTAAAAGATTTTTTGATGTCAAAGTTAAAAGAGGCGGGCTTAGAAGAATTGTTTTATAAAACAGAAATGCCGCTACTTCTGGTGCTGGCCGATATGGAGGCCACCGGTGTAAAACTGGATGTGGATGAATTAAAAAATTTTGCCGGTAAACTACACCAAAGAATTGAGGCATTGGAAAAAGAGATATTCAATATGGCCGGCATGGAATTTAACATAGCCAGCCCAAAGCAAGTGGGCGAAGTGCTTTTTGACCATATGAAGATTGATGCCAAAGCTAAAAAAACCAAATCGGGGCAGTACAGTACCGGGGAAGAAGTTTTGACTAAGCTAAAAGGGAAGCACGAAATAATAGATAAGATACTCGATTTCAGGGGGCTTAGAAAACTGCTCAATACCTATGTAGAGGCCTTGCCGTTATTGGTAAATCCTAAAACAGGGAGGATTCATACAACCTACAACCAGGCGATGGTGGTCACTGGCCGGCTAAGCAGCACCAACCCTAATTTGCAAAACATCCCCATCCGCGATGAGGATGGTCGTGAAATACGCAAGGCGTTTATAGCCAGTAACGAGGACCATTTATTCCTGTCGGCGGATTACTCGCAGGTGGAGCTACGCATCATGGCGCACCTGAGTCGCGATAGTCATATGGTAGAGGCATTTGCCAAGGGCGAAGATATCCATGCCGCCACCGCAGCAAAAATATTTAAGGTAGATCTTAGCGACGTAAGCGATGATATGCGACGTAAAGCTAAAACGGCCAACTTTGGTATTATTTACGGCATTTCAGCCTTTGGTTTAGCGGAGCGTTTAAATGTATCACGTACCGAAGCCAAAGAGCTGATAGACGGTTATTTTGAAAACTTTCCGGACGTAAAAGCCTACATGGACAAAAGTATTGAAGTAGCGCGGGATAAAGGATATGTAGAAACTATCTTCGGCCGGCGACGAAACCTTCCCGACATTAATTCGCGCAATGGTGTTGTGCGCGGAATGGCTGAACGTAATGCAATAAACGCACCCATACAAGGCACGGCTGCCGATATCATTAAAATGGCTATGGTAAATATTCAGCATGAATTAAGAAAAGAAGGGCTACAATCAAAAATGATTTTGCAGGTACATGATGAATTAAACTTTGACGTGCTGAAAAGCGAACTGGAACGCGTAAAAGAAATTGTAAAAACGGGAATGGAAAACGCGTGTAAACTTTCCGTACCCTTAGCTGTTGAGATGGGTGTGGGTAGTAATTGGCATCAGGCACATTAA